The proteins below come from a single Scatophagus argus isolate fScaArg1 chromosome 15, fScaArg1.pri, whole genome shotgun sequence genomic window:
- the LOC124072391 gene encoding myristoylated alanine-rich C-kinase substrate-like, with protein sequence MGAQISKTAGKEEAAVEKPAEGAAVAAKTNGQENGHAKTNGDASPAAEDANKADVQANGSTPTEEAPKEEGEKVEGAEASDEKEAAATNGEASAKPEEGTPSTSEDGKQKKKRFSFKKPSFKLSGFSFKKTKKESEEAAAEEEQPAEGEKAPEGSEAAPAEDAKPAEAGEEGAKEAAAEEPKAEEEVKAQEVVVPEGGEEKPAEASPTEPEATATTE encoded by the exons ATGGGAGCACAAATCTCCAAAACCGctggaaaagaagaagctgCGGTGGAAAAGCCAGCAGAAGGCGCAGCAGTTGCAGCAAAGACAAACGGACAG GAGAACGGTCATGCCAAGACCAATGGGGATGCCTCTCCGGCTGCAGAGGACGCCAACAAAGCTGATGTTCAGGCCAACGGCAGCACTCCTACCGAGGAGGCGCCAAAAGAAGAAGGCGAGAAAGTAGAGGGAGCCGAGGCCAGTGACGAGAAGGAGGCTGCCGCCACAAATGGAGAAGCTTCTGCCAAGCCGGAGGAAGGCACTCCATCCACCAGTGAGGACggcaagcagaagaaaaagcgCTTCTCCTTCAAGAAACCGTCCTTCAAGCTCAGTGGCTTCTCTTTTAAGAAGACCAAGAAGGAGTctgaggaggcagcagcagaagaagaacaacCAGCCGAAGGTGAGAAAGCACCGGAGGGATCAGAGGCAGCGCCAGCTGAAGACGCCAAACCAGCTGAGGCAGGCGAGGAAGGAGCCAaggaagcagcagctgaggagccaaaggcagaggaggaggtgaaggcaCAAGAAGTGGTGGTgccagaaggaggagaagagaaaccagCTGAAGCTTCACCTACTGAACCAGAGGCCACGGCCACCACTGAGTAA
- the LOC124072048 gene encoding uncharacterized protein LOC124072048 isoform X2: MWHSEPEGRGATPARMDFPPDCHCLRPAQSSEDDTRGECSCWKCGPQCGTTEPANRSAARGEDEYSSQLQSLEEDLEPPLPLRSDDEWQHYNPFVPPHVYMHKHNVHHAMDVRCCHSAGEGHYNFNPVNRYLPQPVYHSAPSQNWLQCHHTCMNGSLAQGGVSVNVPQFSVPPAKGMSQVSVMNLSSVGTEASFSHPQEKKKTISLPDVCRNVFITYSSDASSEIVPFVDFLTKQGFRTAIDIFDSPVRRMDINKWKDSHLKDPSTLIIIAISPKYKADIEGSVVDSHSLHTRYIHTMMQNEFIQQGSLNFRFIPVLFVRASQKHIPIWLQNTRFYRWPQDTEDLLLRLLREERYIPPPVPMELTLIIRPVDPSSAATL; encoded by the exons ATGTGGCACAGCGAGCCAGAAGGTAGAGGAGCGACTCCTGCCAGGATGGATTTCCCTCCTGATTGCCATTGCCTTCGTCCTGCACAATCCAGCGAGGATGACACGAGAGGAGAGTGCAGTTGCTGGAAATGTGGACCACAGTGTGGAACTACAGAGCCTGCAAACAGAAGCGCAGCAAG AGGGGAGGACGAATACAGTTCTCAGCTTCAGAGTCTTGAGGAAGATCTCGAGCCTCCTTTGCCCCTAAGATCTGATGATGAGTGGCAGCACTACAATCCTTTTGTACCTCCTCACGTCTACATGCACAAGCACA ACGTTCATCATGCCATGGACGTCAGGTGTTGTCACTCTGCAGGAGAGGGGCACTACAACTTCAATCCAGTCAACAGATACCTTCCTCAGCCAGTTTACCACTCTGCTCCCTCCCAAAActg GCTCCAGTGTCATCATACCTGTATGAATGGCAGCTTGGCTCAGGGAGGCGTCTCGGTGAACGTGCCTCAGTTCTCGGTCCCGCCAGCGAAGGGCATGTCTCAGGTCAGCGTGATGAACCTGAGCTCAGTGGGAACTGAGGCGTCCTTCTCACACCcgcaggagaaaaaaaaaaccatcagtCTGCCTGATGTGTGCC gaaatgtttttataacTTATTCTTCAGACGCTTCCTCCGAGATAGTCCCCTTTGTGGACTTCCTCACAAAGCAAGGTTTTCGTACAGCT attGACATATTTGACAGTCCTGTCAGACGTATGGATATCAACAAGTGGAAGGACAGTCACCTGAAAGAT CCTTCAACTCTGATCATTATCGCCATCAGTCCGAAGTATAAGGCAGACATCGAAGGGTCTGTAGTGGACAGCCATAGTCTACACACCAGATATATTCACACCATG ATGCAGAATGAATTCATTCAGCAAGGCAGCTTGAATTTCAGATTTATACCGGTTCTCTTCGTCAGAGCATCCCAG AAACACATCCCAATTTGGCTTCAGAACACACGTTTTTACCGATGGCCACAGGACACTGAGGATTTATTACTGCGGCTGCTCAGGGAGGAGAGATACATTCCTCCGCCTGTACCCATGGAGCTCACTCTCATCATCAGGCCGGTGGATCCCAGCTCTGCAGCTACACTGTAA
- the col10a1a gene encoding collagen, type X, alpha 1a, whose product MPVGPCKMDLRVASILLLMVALTAAHGERYVVKKMVKAAPQYQPYSVKSHVVSVPGEPGPPGEPGPEGPQGPPGEPGESAEGLPGPQGPQGPPGPPGRSIAGKPGSPGGPGKPGSDGAPGEKGDTGAPGPQGPRGAPGSPGSPGPAGLSATGKPGPSGIPGAMGPRGEPGLKGHPGVPGLPGSKGDRGVGAPGPQGETGPEGPMGPSGQPGANGVGKPGKPGAPGEPGKSGSPGRDGAPGSMGPMGPKGHTGAPGVGIPGKPGENGAPGLPGPVGPKGHQGPGGAPGAPGVPGYGKPGANGEKGERGATGATGATGAKGEQGYTGATGATGATGPMGPVGPQGATGFPGESGAVGPKGDTGATGPQGPKGNKGDQGPQGFTGKQGHTGASGPPGPRGATGPSGEKGNAGAPGIPGAPGIPGPAGPKGHPGRAGEPGASGSDGAAGPRGPAGPQGPAGATGPKGHPGLPGAPGPAGLAAKGVPGPQGPAGQPGEPGADGEAGEPGPPGPPGPPGEVVFEKGKGMGEIMVKSPMSAFTASLTTPYPSAGSPIKFDHIVYNAENHYDPESGIFTCQIPGVYYFSYSIHVNGAHALVALYKNGQPVMFTYDEYNKGFLDQMSGSAVLLLDEQDTVYVQIPDDEANGVFAAENVHCSFSGFLIAST is encoded by the exons ATGCCG GTTGGACCTTGTAAGATGGACTTACGAGTAGCaagcatcctcctcctcatggtGGCCTTGACTGCAGCCCATGGGGAGCGGTATGTGGTGAAGAAGATGGTGAAGGCCGCCCCTCAGTACCAGCCCTACTCTGTGAAGAGCCACG TGGTGTCAGTGCCAGGTGAACCTGGTCCCCCAGGTGAGCCTGGCCCTGAGGGTCCCCAAGGCCCTCCCGGTGAGCCAGGTGAGAGCGCAGAGGGTCTGCCTGGACCCCAAGGACCCCAAGGacctcctggaccccctggtCGCTCCATTGCTGGCAAACCTGGATCCCCAGGTGGACCTGGCAAACCTGGTAGTGATGGAGCACCTGGTGAGAAGGGAGACACTGGAGCTCCTGGCCCTCAGGGACCAAGGGGAGCCCCTGGATCTCCTGGAAGCCCTGGCCCCGCAGGCCTCTCTGCTACTGGCAAGCCTGGACCTTCTGGTATTCCTGGAGCTATGGGACCTAGAGGAGAGCCTGGCCTGAAAGGACATCCAGGTGTACCTGGACTGCCAGGTTCTAAGGGTGATAGAGGAGTGGGAGCTCCTGGACCTCAGGGTGAGACCGGACCTGAAGGACCCATGGGCCCATCTGGACAACCAGGTGCAAATGGTGTGGGAAAGCCAGGAAAGCCAGGTGCCCCCGGTGAGCCAGGAAAGTCAGGTAGCCCAGGTAGAGATGGTGCCCCAGGTTCCATGGGACCAATGGGACCTAAGGGACACACTGGTGCCCCAGGTGTTGGTATCCCAGGCAAACCAGGTGAGAATGGTGCCCCAGGTCTGCCTGGCCCAGTTGGCCCCAAGGGCCACCAAGGACCTGGCGGAGCCCCTGGTGCCCCTGGAGTCCCCGGATATGGAAAGCCAGGTGCAAatggagagaagggagagagaggagctaCAGGTGCCACAGGTGCCACAGGTGCAAAGGGTGAGCAAGGTTATACAGGTGCTACTGGTGCTACTGGTGCAACTGGCCCTATGGGTCCTGTTGGACCTCAGGGTGCAACAGGTTTCCCAGGCGAATCTGGCGCTGTTGGCCCTAAGGGTGACACAGGTGCAACTGGACCTCAGGGACCTAAGGGAAACAAGGGAGATCAGGGACCACAGGGATTCACAGGCAAGCAGGGTCATACAGGTGCATCTGGTCCTCCTGGACCCAGAGGAGCCACTGGGCCCTCAGGTGAAAAGGGTAATGCGGGTGCCCCAGGTATCCCAGGTGCCCCAGGTATTCCAGGCCCTGCTGGACCCAAAGGTCATCCTGGCCGTGCAGGTGAGCCAGGCGCTTCTGGTTCTGATGGGGCTGCAGGTCCCAGAGGACCCGCTGGTCCTCAAGGTCCTGCTGGTGCTACTGGCCCTAAGGGACACCCAGGTCTCCCTGGTGCTCCAGGCCCTGCTGGTTTGGCTGCTAAGGGTGTCCCTGGACCCCAGGGTCCTGCTGGTCAGCCTGGTGAGCCTGGTGCTGATGGAGAGGCTGGTGAACCTGGCCCTCCCGGTCCCCCTGGTCCTCCTGGTGAGGTTGTGTTTGAGAAGGGCAAGGGAATGGGCGAGATTATGGTCAAGTCCCCCATGTCTGCTTTCACTGCATCTCTGACCACCCCCTACCCTTCTGCTGGTTCCCCCATAAAGTTTGACCACATAGTGTACAATGCTGAGAATCATTATGACCCTGAGAGTGGCATTTTCACTTGCCAGATTCCTGGAGTTTACTATTTCTCCTACAGCATCCATGTCAATGGTGCTCATGCCCTGGTGGCTCTGTACAAGAATGGCCAGCCTGTTATGTTCACTTATGATGAGTACAACAAGGGCTTCCTGGACCAGATGTCCGGTAGTGCTGTCCTCCTGCTTGACGAGCAGGACACAGTCTATGTGCAGATCCCTGATGATGAGGCCAATGGCGTCTTTGCTGCCGAGAATGTCCACTGCTCTTTCTCTGGGTTCCTCATTGCTTCAACGTGA
- the fyna gene encoding tyrosine-protein kinase fyna — MGCVQCKDKEAAKLTDDRETSLSHNSGYRYGSDPTPQHYPSFGVTAIPNYNNFHSGATQGVTVFGGVHTSSQSGTLRSRGGTGVTLFVALYDYEARTEDDLSFRKGERFQILNSTEGDWWEARSLTTGGSGYIPSNYVAPVDSIQAEDWYFGKLGRKDAERQLLSNGNARGTFLIRESETTKGAYSLSIQDWDDIKGDHVKHYKIRKLDNGGYYITTRAQFETLQQLVQHYSARAAGLCCRLIVPCHKGMPRLTDLSVKTKDVWEIPRESLQLIKRLGNGQFGEVWMGTWNGTTKVAVKTLKPGTMSPESFLEEAQIMKKLRHDKLVQLYAVVSEEPIYIVTEYMSKGSLLDFLKDGEGRGLKLPNLVDMAAQVAAGMAYIERMNYIHRDLRSANILVGDSLVCKIADFGLARLIEDNEYTARQGAKFPIKWTAPEAALYGKFTIKSDVWSFGILLTELVTKGRVPYPGMNNREVLEQVERGYRMPCPQDCPTSLHELMVQCWKKDPEERPTFEYLQAFLEDYFTATEPQYQPGDNL; from the exons ATGGGCTGCGTCCAATGTAAGGATAAAGAAGCAGCAAAACTCACTGATGACCGGGAGACCAGCCTCTCACACAACTCGGGGTACCGCTATGGGTCCGACCCCACGCCGCAGCACTACCCCAGCTTCGGGGTCACCGCCATCCCCAACTACAACAACTTCCACAGCGGCGCCACGCAGGGGGTGACCGTGTTCGGGGGGGTCCACACGTCCTCGCAGTCTGGGACGCTTCGGTCTCGGGGCGGAACAG GAGTGACTCTGTTTGTGGCTCTTTATGACTACGAAGCCAGGACCGAGGATGACCTCAGCTTCCGGAAGGGGGAGAGGTTCCAGATCCTCAACAGCAC CGAGGGAGACTGGTGGGAGGCTCGTTCTCTCACTACCGGTGGGTCTGGTTACATTCCCAGCAATTATGTTGCTCCAGTGGACTCGATCCAAGCTGAGGA ctggTACTTTGGTAAATTAGGCCGAAAGGACGCAGAGAGGCAACTGCTCTCCAATGGCAACGCCAGAGGCACTTTCCTCATCCGTGAGAGTGAAACAACCAAAG GGGCCTACTCCCTCTCCATCCAGGACTGGGATGACATCAAGGGAGACCATGTCAAACACTACAAGATTCGCAAGCTGGACAATGGAGGCTACTACATCACCACCAGGGCCCAGTTTGAGACACTCCAGCAGCTAGTACAGCACTACTCTG CCAGGGCTGCGGGGCTGTGCTGCCGACTGATCGTGCCGTGCCACAAAGGCATGCCTCGTCTGACTGACCTGTCCGTCAAAACCAAAGACGTGTGGGAGATCCCGCGGGAGTCGCTGCAGCTCATCAAACGTCTCGGCAACGGCCAGTTTGGAGAAGTCTGGATGG GCACGTGGAACGGCACCACCAAGGTGGCGGTCAAGACTCTGAAGCCTGGCACCATGTCACCAGAGTCCTTCCTGGAGGAGGCTCAAATTATGAAGAAGCTCCGACATGACAAGCTGGTGCAGCTCTATGCCGTGGTGTCCGAAGAACCCATTTATATCGTCACTGAGTACATGAGCAAAG gGAGTTTGCTTGACTTCCTTAAAGACGGAGAAGGACGAGGCCTCAAACTGCCAAATCTAGTGGACATGGCAGCTCAG GTGGCAGCAGGCATGGCATATATTGAGAGGATGAACTACATCCACAGAGACCTGCGCTCTGCCAACATCCTAGTCGGAGATAGTCTGGTGTGTAAGATTGCCGACTTTGGTCTGGCAAGGCTCATCGAGGACAACGAATACACAGCAAGACAAG GTGCAAAATTTCCTATAAAGTGGACGGCTCCTGAGGCTGCTCTCTACGGGAAATTCACCATTAAGTCAGACGTGTGGTCGTTTGGCATCCTGCTGACGGAGCTGGTGACCAAGGGCAGAGTGCCCTACCCGG GCATGAACAACCGCGAGGTGCTGGAGCAGGTGGAGCGAGGCTACCGGATGCCGTGTCCGCAGGACTGCCCCACATCCCTGCACGAGCTGATGGTGCAGTGCTGGAAGAAAGACCCAGAGGAGAGGCCCACCTTCGAGTACCTGCAGGCCTTTTTGGAGGACTACTTCACTGCCACTGAGCCTCAGTACCAGCCGGGAGATAATCTCTGA
- the LOC124072048 gene encoding uncharacterized protein LOC124072048 isoform X1, producing the protein MEKSEKVPEPKLFSAANKSENPLGLLNPAVRANQIFYVNPQHDRFTPSWRMDAGYFCQKTPCRYSQVNREFSQPAHAAKHAELMWHSEPEGRGATPARMDFPPDCHCLRPAQSSEDDTRGECSCWKCGPQCGTTEPANRSAARGEDEYSSQLQSLEEDLEPPLPLRSDDEWQHYNPFVPPHVYMHKHNVHHAMDVRCCHSAGEGHYNFNPVNRYLPQPVYHSAPSQNWLQCHHTCMNGSLAQGGVSVNVPQFSVPPAKGMSQVSVMNLSSVGTEASFSHPQEKKKTISLPDVCRNVFITYSSDASSEIVPFVDFLTKQGFRTAIDIFDSPVRRMDINKWKDSHLKDPSTLIIIAISPKYKADIEGSVVDSHSLHTRYIHTMMQNEFIQQGSLNFRFIPVLFVRASQKHIPIWLQNTRFYRWPQDTEDLLLRLLREERYIPPPVPMELTLIIRPVDPSSAATL; encoded by the exons ATGGAGAAATCTGAAAAAGTGCCAGAACCGAAACTCTTTTCCGCCGCAAATAAATCAGAGAATCCCCTTGGACTTTTAAACCCTGCGGTGAGAGCTAACCAAATATTTTACGTCAACCCACAGCATGATAGATTCACACCAAGCTGGCGCATGGATGCGGGTTATTTCTGCCAAAAAACCCCATGTAGGTACTCACAAGTTAACCGAGAGTTCAGTCAGCCTGCTCATGCAGCGAAGCATGCCGAGCTGATGTGGCACAGCGAGCCAGAAGGTAGAGGAGCGACTCCTGCCAGGATGGATTTCCCTCCTGATTGCCATTGCCTTCGTCCTGCACAATCCAGCGAGGATGACACGAGAGGAGAGTGCAGTTGCTGGAAATGTGGACCACAGTGTGGAACTACAGAGCCTGCAAACAGAAGCGCAGCAAG AGGGGAGGACGAATACAGTTCTCAGCTTCAGAGTCTTGAGGAAGATCTCGAGCCTCCTTTGCCCCTAAGATCTGATGATGAGTGGCAGCACTACAATCCTTTTGTACCTCCTCACGTCTACATGCACAAGCACA ACGTTCATCATGCCATGGACGTCAGGTGTTGTCACTCTGCAGGAGAGGGGCACTACAACTTCAATCCAGTCAACAGATACCTTCCTCAGCCAGTTTACCACTCTGCTCCCTCCCAAAActg GCTCCAGTGTCATCATACCTGTATGAATGGCAGCTTGGCTCAGGGAGGCGTCTCGGTGAACGTGCCTCAGTTCTCGGTCCCGCCAGCGAAGGGCATGTCTCAGGTCAGCGTGATGAACCTGAGCTCAGTGGGAACTGAGGCGTCCTTCTCACACCcgcaggagaaaaaaaaaaccatcagtCTGCCTGATGTGTGCC gaaatgtttttataacTTATTCTTCAGACGCTTCCTCCGAGATAGTCCCCTTTGTGGACTTCCTCACAAAGCAAGGTTTTCGTACAGCT attGACATATTTGACAGTCCTGTCAGACGTATGGATATCAACAAGTGGAAGGACAGTCACCTGAAAGAT CCTTCAACTCTGATCATTATCGCCATCAGTCCGAAGTATAAGGCAGACATCGAAGGGTCTGTAGTGGACAGCCATAGTCTACACACCAGATATATTCACACCATG ATGCAGAATGAATTCATTCAGCAAGGCAGCTTGAATTTCAGATTTATACCGGTTCTCTTCGTCAGAGCATCCCAG AAACACATCCCAATTTGGCTTCAGAACACACGTTTTTACCGATGGCCACAGGACACTGAGGATTTATTACTGCGGCTGCTCAGGGAGGAGAGATACATTCCTCCGCCTGTACCCATGGAGCTCACTCTCATCATCAGGCCGGTGGATCCCAGCTCTGCAGCTACACTGTAA